From one Montipora capricornis isolate CH-2021 chromosome 10, ASM3666992v2, whole genome shotgun sequence genomic stretch:
- the LOC138020459 gene encoding uncharacterized protein, with the protein MNDQENADLQSEEQDDSAPNESFNEQSPTHLVSSSETENHSNLGITSYNQLTEISDDKLRECVRSLNKRQHCAYDIILTWCRNKMKNMNSQKPEEVKPINLFITGGAGAGKSHLIHTIYHTVTKTFRHSPLNPELPTVLLMAPTGVGAINTYRTTINTALAIPKETGDNLPALSDQKKTQMRMLLAVLKLIIIDEISMGANTTLLHIHQRLKEIFDTPNCHLFAGISIVAIGDMYQLPPIRRKPVFANYKHDLFNLYHPWHLFTMIELVDIIRQKDDQPFAELLNRFRTASQTGEDIKCIQSRSIDPSDVNYPSNALHIWAANNPVNRHNEMKLHQIPAQLFHLKATDQYPSNVSQQDMNRILARPRSETGGLDANIYIKECARVMLTNNIDIADRLINGQLGTVVKIEVNHNNKKPTIIYDDVKAGNNLIQKSTSSFVRQNRVVPIEPVLAKIKIHPNKPSSPKIQRVQFPLTLAYAVSIHKVQGLSPYSLVISLVKQRSFNYGQVYVTLSRATSLNGIHILGNINSKHVKADPRVHEEYRRLQEISKTMETSEKCKDNTMSIKHTITQKT; encoded by the coding sequence ATGAATGACCAGGAAAATGCAGATTTACAATCTGAAGAGCAAGATGATTCAGCACCAAACGAGTCATTTAATGAACAATCACCTACACATCTTGTTTCATCATCAGAAACTGAGAATCATTCAAACCTTGGAATAACATCCTACAACCAGCTAACGGAAATTAGTGATGATAAACTACGGGAGTGTGTTAGATCATTGAACAAAAGACAACACTGTGCTTATGATATAATTCTCACTTGGtgtagaaataaaatgaaaaacatgaatagTCAAAAACCTGAAGAAGTAAAAccaataaatttatttataactggTGGAGCAGGAGCTGGTAAAAGTCACTTGATTCATACAATCTACCACACTGTTACAAAGACCTTTAGACATTCTCCTCTGAATCCTGAATTACCTACAGTTCTTTTAATGGCACCTACTGGAGTTGGTGCTATTAACACATATAGGACAACGATAAACACTGCCTTGGCAATTCCCAAAGAAACAGGTGATAATTTACCTGCATTGtctgaccaaaaaaaaacacagatgAGAATGTTACTAGCTGTCCTCAAGTTGATCATAATAGATGAAATCTCTATGGGTGCTAATACTACTTTGCTTCATATCCACCAAAGACTAAAAGAAATTTTTGACACACCAAATTGTCACCTGTTTGCAGGCATTAGCATTGTTGCTATTGGTGACATGTATCAACTACCACCAATACGAAGGAAACCTGTCTTTGCAAATTACAAACATgatttgtttaatttgtatcACCCATGGCACCTATTCACAATGATAGAGCTTGTTGATATCATCAGGCAGAAGGATGACCAACCATTTGCTGAACTTCTGAATAGGTTCCGCACAGCAAGTCAAACTGGGGAAGATATCAAGTGCATCCAATCTAGATCTATAGATCCATCAGATGTTAATTACCCATCAAATGCTCTTCACATCTGGGCTGCAAATAATCCAGTCAATCgacacaatgaaatgaaattgcaTCAAATACCTGCACAGTTGTTTCACCTTAAAGCCACAGATCAGTACCCATCTAATGTATCACAACAAGATATGAACAGAATTTTAGCTAGACCCAGGTCTGAAACTGGTGGACTTGATGCTAATATCTATATAAAGGAATGTGCTAGAGTTATGTTAACCAATAACATTGATATTGCAGATAGACTAATAAATGGTCAACTAGGAACTGTTGTTAAAATTGAAGTAAATCACAATAACAAAAAACCCACCATTATTTATGATGATGTCAAAGCTGGCAACAATTTAATTCAAAAGAGTACTAGTAGTTTTGTGCGACAAAACAGAGTTGTACCAATAGAACCTGTCCTAGCAAAAATCAAAATACATCCAAATAAACCTTCTTCTCCTAAAATTCAGAGAGTGCAATTCCCTTTGACATTGGCTTACGCTGTCAGCATTCACAAAGTACAAGGGTTGTCACCTTACAGTCTCGTCATTAGTTTGGTCAAACAAAGATCATTCAATTATGGTCAAGTATATGTTACACTGAGCCGAGCGACCTCTTTAAATGGTATTCACATTCTAGGAAATATTAACAGCAAACATGTGAAAGCCGATCCTCGAGTACATGAAGAATATAGAAGACTGCAAGAAATCTCAAAAACCATGGAAACTAGTGAAAAATGTAAGGACAATACAATGTCTATTAAACATACGATCACTCAAAAAACATAG
- the LOC138020460 gene encoding uncharacterized protein, whose translation MPESVVVLKKENQALKAQVESLSQAMQKLQEKFDQMQPIPSAGLVNADSSTIRENTKSLEFLSKGYDELIQFQAKATAELKQARSRLDELIVKIDAIGQAVDEIEEYSYKFNLKVVGLPEIKEKESAEETSSLCVKLFREIGAEVTIHDIDMAHRVPTREAHGGPKPIVCKFVRRLARNKVINLRNESHNLRPANLGLAESVNLSNVRIFDHLTP comes from the coding sequence ATGCCGGAATCAGTTGTCGTTctcaaaaaggaaaaccaagCGCTAAAAGCTCAAGTGGAATCCTTATCTCAAGCGATGCAAAAGCTTCAAGAGAAATTTGATCAAATGCAACCGATACCTTCGGCGGGACTTGTCAATGCTGATTCGTCTACCATCAGAGAGAATACcaaaagtcttgaatttttaagTAAGGGTTATGATGAACTTATTCAATTTCAAGCTAAAGCGACAGCCGAATTAAAGCAAGCTCGTTCTCGCCTGGATGAACTGATTGTAAAGATTGATGCTATTGGTCAAGCCGTCGACGAGATAGAAGAGTACAGTTACAAGTTTAACCTAAAAGTCGTCGGACTGccggaaattaaagaaaaagaatcaGCAGAAGAAACGAGTTCCTTATGTGTCAAGCTTTTTCGGGAGATTGGAGCTGAAGTCACTATTCATGACATCGACATGGCGCATCGCGTTCCAACAAGGGAAGCGCATGGTGGCCCAAAACCAATTGTTTGCAAATTCGTTAGACGACTGGCACGGAACAAGGTGATCAATCTGCGTAATGAGTCTCACAACTTACGCCCAGCTAACCTTGGCCTTGCTGAAAGTGTCAACTTATCTAACGTCAGGATCTTTGATCACCTTACCCCATGA